A region from the bacterium genome encodes:
- a CDS encoding ROK family protein: protein MYILFDIGGTNMRIAATRDEESFGEPIVIPTPKMFEEGMELFAHHAHALAQGDKIDGVVGGIAGTLTQDRGTMIASPNLPGWAGNPLRGKLQDLLSAPVYIENDSAMVGLGEAVYGAGRGYGIVAYITISTGVGGARIINGEIDESANGFEPGHQIVDPDNSMCPECEGNDLESYISGTSITKRYGVKPYEITDPLVWDKLARFLAYGLNNTIAYWSPHVIVLGGSMMKKIGIPIDAVKKHLREIFRIMPDVSKIEKATLGDFGGLWGALAYIKNLKK from the coding sequence ATGTACATTCTTTTCGACATTGGCGGGACGAATATGAGGATCGCAGCAACGCGCGATGAAGAGTCTTTTGGCGAGCCGATTGTTATTCCAACGCCAAAAATGTTTGAAGAGGGGATGGAGTTGTTTGCACATCATGCGCACGCACTTGCTCAAGGTGATAAAATTGACGGAGTTGTGGGTGGTATAGCGGGAACACTTACACAAGACAGAGGAACGATGATAGCAAGTCCTAATCTCCCTGGTTGGGCTGGGAATCCACTTCGTGGAAAACTTCAAGATCTTTTAAGCGCTCCCGTGTACATAGAAAATGATTCTGCGATGGTTGGGCTTGGTGAAGCGGTATATGGAGCAGGAAGAGGGTATGGTATTGTGGCATATATCACGATAAGCACTGGCGTTGGGGGGGCAAGAATTATCAACGGAGAAATTGACGAGTCTGCAAATGGATTTGAACCAGGGCATCAAATTGTCGACCCTGATAATTCAATGTGCCCCGAATGTGAGGGCAATGATTTGGAGAGCTATATTTCGGGAACTTCGATAACAAAAAGGTATGGTGTAAAACCATATGAGATTACCGACCCTCTCGTTTGGGACAAGCTGGCTAGATTCCTTGCGTACGGACTCAATAACACGATTGCGTATTGGTCTCCACACGTCATTGTCCTTGGCGGTTCAATGATGAAAAAGATAGGCATCCCTATTGATGCAGTCAAGAAGCATCTTCGTGAAATTTTTCGCATCATGCCTGATGTTTCGAAAATTGAAAAAGCAACTCTCGGTGATTTTGGGGGGCTATGGGGCGCGCTTGCGTATATCAAGAATTTAAAAAAATAA
- the uvrB gene encoding excinuclease ABC subunit UvrB has translation MGKFKLESNFSPAGDQPKAIKELVDGLKKNLRHQTLLGVTGSGKTFTVANVIEKIQKPTLVIAHNKTLTAQLAQEYKEFFPNNAVHYFVSYYDYYQPEAYMPITDTYIEKDAQINEEIDRLRHASTQALLTRNDVIIVASVSCIYGIGSPKEYAKQHIIFTIGDKLARRALLERLITIHFERTNADLTPGTFRAFGNKIEIMPVSEKVLYAITLESDCIESIHKIDSISQVIIEELSTAYLFPAKHFVTPEDQKKVALKTIKLELAGQLKKFEKEGKLLETQRLKRRTTYDLAMIREVGYCNGIENYSRHFSGKAPGEPPDTLLSYFPHKKDGTPDFLTIIDESHVSIPQIRGMQAGDASRKQTLIDHGFRLPSARDNRPLTFDEFNARVGQVIFTSATPSNYEREASSQVVEQVVRPTGLIDPEVIVRKVSADKNYSGQIQDFISETKKVIERGERVIATTLTKKMAEDLSTYLKEQGVKAEYLHSDIKTIDRIKILSEFRRGTFDCIVGVNLLREGLDLPEVSFIGILDADKEGFLRSETSLIQIIGRAARNVAGRVILYADTITGSIERAMGETNRRRVVQIAYNKKHGITPKTIIKKIHDITDQLESDHQKAVSANIQIDAMVFAKNPQKLIKLKEKEIGSAVKELDFETAAILRDEIKELKEKLAKNIQ, from the coding sequence ATGGGTAAATTTAAACTAGAGAGTAATTTTTCTCCGGCGGGCGACCAACCCAAGGCAATTAAAGAACTCGTTGACGGTCTTAAAAAAAATCTGCGCCATCAGACTCTTTTGGGTGTGACAGGATCGGGTAAAACATTTACTGTCGCAAATGTGATCGAGAAAATACAAAAACCAACCCTAGTCATCGCGCACAACAAAACACTTACTGCTCAACTCGCGCAAGAATATAAAGAATTTTTCCCTAATAATGCCGTGCATTATTTTGTTTCTTACTATGACTACTATCAGCCGGAAGCATATATGCCCATTACCGACACATACATAGAAAAAGACGCTCAAATCAATGAAGAAATTGATCGTTTGCGACATGCTTCAACACAAGCCCTCCTCACGCGAAACGACGTCATTATCGTCGCATCCGTATCATGTATCTATGGTATTGGTTCACCGAAAGAATATGCGAAACAGCATATTATATTCACAATCGGTGACAAATTAGCACGGCGGGCACTTTTAGAACGACTGATCACTATTCATTTTGAGCGCACTAACGCAGATCTTACTCCTGGAACATTTCGCGCATTTGGAAATAAAATTGAGATCATGCCTGTTTCTGAAAAAGTGCTCTATGCAATAACCTTGGAAAGTGATTGCATCGAATCAATTCATAAAATTGATTCGATATCCCAAGTTATCATAGAAGAACTTTCGACGGCGTATTTATTTCCCGCAAAACACTTCGTAACACCCGAAGATCAAAAAAAGGTTGCGCTTAAAACAATAAAACTTGAACTCGCGGGGCAACTTAAAAAATTTGAGAAAGAGGGGAAACTTTTGGAAACACAGCGTTTGAAACGAAGGACAACCTACGACCTCGCCATGATCAGAGAAGTGGGGTATTGCAATGGCATCGAAAATTACTCGCGGCATTTTTCTGGCAAAGCACCAGGAGAACCGCCTGACACACTGCTTTCGTATTTTCCCCACAAAAAAGACGGGACCCCGGATTTTCTCACGATTATCGATGAATCACACGTGTCTATTCCGCAAATTCGCGGTATGCAGGCGGGAGATGCATCGAGAAAACAAACACTTATTGACCATGGTTTTAGACTTCCATCAGCGCGAGACAACCGTCCGTTAACGTTTGATGAATTTAATGCACGTGTCGGACAAGTTATTTTTACTTCTGCAACACCGAGTAACTATGAGCGAGAGGCGAGCAGTCAAGTCGTTGAACAAGTCGTAAGACCTACGGGACTTATTGACCCGGAAGTGATCGTGCGAAAAGTTTCTGCAGACAAGAATTATTCCGGGCAAATTCAAGATTTCATTAGTGAAACAAAAAAGGTAATTGAAAGGGGTGAGCGGGTAATCGCCACGACACTTACTAAAAAAATGGCAGAAGATTTAAGCACATATCTTAAAGAGCAAGGAGTAAAAGCCGAGTATCTTCATAGTGATATTAAAACAATTGATCGTATTAAGATACTTTCCGAATTTCGTCGAGGAACCTTTGATTGTATCGTCGGCGTCAATCTTTTACGAGAAGGACTGGATCTGCCCGAAGTCTCATTCATTGGAATTTTAGATGCTGATAAAGAAGGATTTTTACGCTCAGAAACTTCTCTCATACAAATTATCGGTAGAGCGGCAAGAAATGTTGCAGGAAGAGTCATCCTCTATGCAGATACGATTACTGGGTCAATCGAGCGTGCTATGGGAGAAACAAACCGCAGGCGTGTGGTGCAAATTGCGTATAATAAAAAACATGGCATTACGCCAAAAACTATCATTAAAAAAATTCACGATATTACCGACCAGCTTGAGAGTGACCACCAAAAAGCAGTGAGTGCTAATATACAAATTGATGCAATGGTCTTTGCAAAAAATCCACAAAAACTCATCAAACTAAAAGAAAAGGAAATAGGTAGTGCGGTTAAGGAGCTTGATTTCGAGACGGCTGCGATACTACGTGATGAAATTAAGGAACTTAAGGAAAAACTGGCAAAGAACATACAATAA
- a CDS encoding FAD-dependent thymidylate synthase, which yields MIAVLLAMYSRIKNPRGLRGIFIDSFLPQILGSFTRECTEQFGDNVENFLKERDIKSLDQFITHSTETSELFNSFLRSIHVDPKFLALFASAEKLRKFLSTWLDKYGHNSIARTATLHICFEGISILAAKSIEWTRPGAGYIELSTRYVDMSGKDLYPVENELRILGVHPDFCDEVSEESKRCFEVYKSLEGDAWNGPLPQFLAKQYQNIIPVDKLKQGVIGETCDLLGNILPCSTLTSLGGSFSGESLVTLIQHLWMDMLPETNAIAEAIIAEANKVGANQFLRHLETTPWQEAMWNYLSPVNGTQASFSVIPSLAYTEKALMSVLTLQEELWKSKSIEEVIRILSLNPRGEYDKLPREFETVSVGFYGGMSFRGWRDLQRMGLCAHKRGLVSAFNGFYTYTKPAPQVLIEAFNHIHLKNGSIETRLLYAAKTHRENDRKTMRAIMQYPLVLGNMVPFYMTGNLRQMEFCNWQRSKPSVNHEVREVFLSFEYELRNAYPWWGKISRADTTPAYVFARGDSDIPLSKVT from the coding sequence ATGATCGCGGTGCTTCTTGCAATGTATTCGCGGATCAAAAATCCGCGTGGACTCCGAGGAATTTTTATCGATAGCTTCTTACCGCAAATTCTTGGAAGCTTCACTCGTGAATGCACCGAGCAGTTTGGCGATAACGTGGAGAATTTCCTCAAGGAACGTGATATCAAGTCGCTTGATCAATTTATCACGCACTCGACAGAGACATCGGAGCTGTTTAATAGCTTCTTAAGGAGTATCCATGTCGACCCGAAATTTCTTGCACTGTTTGCATCTGCCGAAAAACTCAGGAAATTTCTCTCTACATGGCTCGATAAATATGGCCATAACTCTATTGCGAGAACGGCGACGCTTCACATTTGCTTTGAAGGGATATCTATCCTTGCAGCAAAATCCATCGAGTGGACTCGTCCCGGTGCCGGGTATATCGAACTCTCCACGCGATATGTTGATATGTCTGGGAAGGATCTCTACCCGGTTGAAAACGAGCTTCGAATCCTTGGCGTACATCCTGATTTTTGCGACGAGGTTTCCGAAGAATCAAAAAGATGCTTCGAAGTTTATAAAAGTCTCGAGGGTGACGCATGGAATGGACCGCTTCCGCAGTTTTTAGCGAAGCAATACCAAAATATTATTCCAGTGGATAAACTCAAGCAGGGTGTAATCGGAGAGACCTGCGATTTGCTTGGAAATATTCTTCCCTGTTCGACCTTAACGTCACTCGGAGGAAGTTTCAGCGGTGAATCACTGGTAACGCTCATTCAACATTTGTGGATGGACATGCTTCCTGAAACAAATGCCATTGCCGAGGCAATTATTGCTGAAGCAAATAAGGTCGGAGCAAATCAATTCTTGCGCCACCTTGAGACGACGCCATGGCAGGAAGCCATGTGGAATTACCTTTCGCCAGTGAATGGAACACAAGCGTCTTTCTCGGTAATACCTTCTCTCGCATATACAGAGAAAGCGCTTATGAGTGTACTTACTCTCCAAGAAGAGTTGTGGAAATCGAAGTCCATCGAAGAGGTGATAAGGATCCTGTCTCTTAACCCGCGTGGTGAGTACGATAAATTGCCGCGTGAATTTGAGACGGTTTCTGTTGGTTTCTATGGTGGAATGTCGTTTCGTGGGTGGAGAGACCTGCAGCGGATGGGATTATGTGCTCACAAACGTGGCCTTGTCTCTGCATTCAATGGTTTTTACACCTACACGAAGCCTGCGCCACAAGTTCTTATTGAGGCGTTCAATCACATCCACCTCAAAAATGGAAGCATTGAAACAAGGCTTCTTTATGCCGCAAAGACTCACCGAGAAAATGATCGGAAAACAATGCGAGCGATCATGCAATATCCACTGGTGTTGGGTAATATGGTCCCCTTCTATATGACAGGAAATCTTCGGCAGATGGAGTTTTGCAATTGGCAACGGAGTAAGCCAAGTGTTAACCACGAGGTACGGGAGGTGTTTCTCTCCTTCGAGTACGAGTTACGAAATGCGTACCCATGGTGGGGAAAAATCTCCCGCGCAGATACAACTCCAGCATATGTGTTCGCCCGAGGAGACAGTGATATCCCTCTTTCTAAGGTTACATAA
- the tgt gene encoding tRNA guanosine(34) transglycosylase Tgt, with translation MSPLKFKIEKKLKNGLGRAGVLTTPHGDIQTPAFVTVGTKATVKSLSPEQVKNLGAQVVLANTYHLYLEPGDKTIREAGGIHKFMNWGGPTMTDSGGFQAFSLGIAFGKGVSKILKGGEENSKHSNILQNVGMLNHVEEVGTLAKIDEHGVTFKSYIDGSEHKFTPERSIEIQHNIGADMIFAFDECTSPHATHAYQKEAMDRTHRWAQRSLDVHKVNNEASKRQGLLGIVQGGRFQDLREKSAETIAKMDFDGFGIGGSFTKEDMNTAVGWVNKILPENKPRHLLGIGEPADLFGGVENGADLFDCVAPTRIARNGSLYTSNGRINIFNTQFRNDFTPIDNSCACYTCTNYTRAYVAHLFRSKEMFAATLASIHNLYFTIKLVDKIRQSILDGNFEKFKDTFFTSYYTNKNATDG, from the coding sequence ATGTCTCCACTTAAATTCAAAATTGAGAAAAAGCTCAAAAACGGACTTGGCAGAGCGGGAGTTTTAACAACCCCGCACGGAGATATACAAACCCCCGCCTTTGTCACTGTTGGTACCAAAGCAACGGTAAAATCACTTTCACCGGAACAAGTGAAAAACCTTGGCGCGCAAGTTGTTCTGGCGAATACCTACCATCTCTATCTTGAGCCGGGGGACAAGACCATTAGAGAAGCAGGGGGGATTCATAAATTTATGAATTGGGGTGGTCCAACCATGACTGACTCCGGAGGATTTCAAGCTTTTTCGCTCGGAATAGCTTTTGGGAAAGGTGTCAGTAAAATTTTAAAAGGAGGGGAAGAAAATTCTAAACATTCCAACATTCTGCAGAATGTTGGAATGTTAAACCATGTGGAAGAAGTAGGAACATTAGCAAAAATAGATGAGCATGGAGTGACCTTCAAGTCATATATTGATGGTAGTGAGCATAAATTCACTCCAGAACGTTCAATCGAAATACAGCATAATATCGGAGCCGATATGATTTTTGCATTTGATGAATGCACATCACCGCATGCGACGCACGCGTATCAAAAAGAAGCGATGGATCGCACGCACCGCTGGGCACAAAGAAGTCTCGATGTACATAAAGTAAACAATGAGGCAAGTAAAAGACAGGGACTCCTCGGAATTGTTCAAGGAGGTAGATTCCAAGATTTGCGAGAGAAAAGTGCAGAAACTATTGCTAAAATGGATTTTGACGGATTCGGCATTGGAGGATCATTCACTAAAGAAGACATGAATACTGCTGTCGGTTGGGTGAATAAAATTCTTCCCGAAAATAAGCCGCGACATTTGCTCGGAATAGGGGAGCCAGCCGATCTGTTTGGGGGAGTTGAGAATGGGGCTGACCTTTTTGATTGCGTTGCGCCAACGCGCATTGCGCGGAATGGTTCGCTGTATACAAGTAACGGAAGAATTAATATTTTCAATACTCAATTTAGAAATGATTTTACGCCAATCGATAATAGTTGTGCTTGCTACACCTGTACAAATTATACGCGTGCATACGTAGCGCATCTTTTCAGGAGCAAGGAAATGTTTGCGGCAACTCTTGCGTCAATTCATAATCTCTATTTCACCATCAAACTCGTAGATAAAATCCGTCAATCAATTCTTGATGGGAATTTTGAGAAATTTAAAGACACCTTTTTTACTAGTTATTACACAAATAAAAACGCGACAGACGGGTAG
- a CDS encoding glycoside hydrolase family 57 protein yields MPSVCFYFQVHQPYRIKHFRVFDIGHDDAYFNDNSENDLNNRRILEKVARKSYLPANRTILELIKKHPNFKVSYSLSGVLMEQLEKFSPETLESFQDLAETGNVEFLSETYYHSLSFLYSPEEFRTQVKMHKDKIMEHFGQKPKVFRNTELIYNNSLAVEIEKMGYKGILAEGADHIMGWRSPNFLYRPKGTKNLSVLLKNYRLSDDIAFRFSSRDWKDYPLTAPKFSQWVSAVNGNGNLVNLFMDYETFGEHQWEDTGIFEFLRHLPGEILKHPDNDFVTPSEAIDRYNPVSELDVHNFISWADIERDLSAWLSNPIQNDAIRKLYDLEKTVLGSNNKALIDTWRKMQTSDHFYYMCTKWFADGDVHKYFNPYSSPYEAFISFMNALGDLRLRIPHKNKEKATAP; encoded by the coding sequence ATGCCCTCAGTTTGTTTTTATTTTCAAGTTCATCAACCTTACCGGATAAAACATTTTCGTGTTTTTGACATTGGTCATGACGACGCGTACTTCAACGACAATTCCGAGAACGATCTCAATAATCGTCGCATTCTTGAAAAAGTTGCTCGCAAATCATACTTGCCGGCAAATCGTACAATACTTGAACTCATTAAAAAACATCCTAATTTCAAGGTGAGTTATTCTCTTTCAGGTGTTCTTATGGAGCAACTAGAGAAATTTTCTCCAGAAACTCTGGAATCTTTCCAAGATCTTGCGGAAACGGGGAATGTAGAATTTTTAAGTGAAACATACTACCACTCTCTTTCTTTTTTGTACTCGCCGGAAGAGTTTCGTACGCAAGTAAAAATGCATAAAGATAAAATAATGGAGCACTTTGGACAAAAACCTAAGGTGTTTCGAAATACAGAGCTCATTTACAACAATAGTCTAGCGGTTGAAATAGAAAAAATGGGCTACAAGGGTATTTTGGCTGAAGGAGCAGATCATATTATGGGTTGGAGAAGTCCTAATTTTCTCTATCGTCCCAAGGGTACCAAAAATCTTTCTGTCTTGCTCAAAAATTACCGCTTGTCTGATGATATCGCATTTCGATTTTCATCTCGTGATTGGAAAGATTATCCTCTTACTGCGCCAAAGTTTTCGCAGTGGGTATCAGCAGTCAATGGAAATGGCAATCTCGTAAATCTTTTTATGGATTATGAAACGTTTGGAGAACATCAATGGGAAGATACTGGCATTTTTGAATTCTTGAGACATCTCCCGGGTGAAATTTTAAAACATCCAGACAATGATTTTGTCACACCATCGGAGGCAATCGATCGATATAACCCCGTTTCCGAACTCGATGTCCATAATTTTATTTCCTGGGCAGACATTGAACGAGATCTCTCTGCATGGCTTTCAAATCCAATCCAAAACGACGCAATTCGCAAGCTTTATGATCTAGAAAAAACAGTTCTCGGGTCAAATAATAAAGCATTAATCGATACCTGGAGAAAGATGCAGACCTCCGACCATTTTTATTATATGTGCACAAAATGGTTTGCTGATGGCGATGTTCATAAATATTTTAACCCCTACAGTTCTCCCTATGAAGCATTCATATCGTTCATGAATGCATTAGGGGATCTCAGGCTTCGTATACCCCATAAGAATAAAGAGAAAGCAACGGCACCATAA
- a CDS encoding LysM peptidoglycan-binding domain-containing protein yields MTKVGIAMALLLVVLIGIISVNHNSNQNPEITFAAEATTSTPVVQEIPPSTNEPTYNEYVVKKGDILSILSAKKWETIAKDNDLQNPDLIYPGQKLKVRKDIKLQTAKKVHATNMVSYCNIGADPVDLHRELSALEREYSLEDDVLVRMGTGSDKEVKCILKKDEVVVIDENNEAKWVRKYGNPILNKIIVATVKPIQHQHIQATDEQRKQEVRTRGPIILGIYENPNARKISNVDNQ; encoded by the coding sequence ATGACAAAAGTTGGGATTGCAATGGCTCTGCTCCTCGTTGTATTGATTGGAATTATTTCGGTTAATCATAACTCAAATCAAAATCCTGAAATTACATTCGCAGCAGAGGCAACAACATCTACACCCGTTGTGCAAGAAATTCCCCCGTCAACCAACGAGCCTACATACAATGAGTATGTGGTTAAAAAGGGCGACATTCTGTCTATTCTTTCTGCTAAAAAGTGGGAGACTATCGCAAAAGACAATGATCTTCAAAATCCGGATTTAATTTATCCCGGGCAGAAACTTAAAGTAAGGAAAGACATTAAACTTCAAACGGCAAAAAAGGTACACGCGACAAATATGGTATCGTATTGCAACATCGGCGCCGACCCTGTGGACTTACATCGTGAGCTTAGCGCTCTCGAGCGCGAATATTCTCTCGAAGATGACGTGCTCGTACGTATGGGAACTGGGTCCGACAAAGAAGTTAAATGCATTCTGAAAAAAGACGAGGTAGTTGTTATCGACGAAAACAATGAAGCGAAATGGGTGCGGAAATATGGTAATCCGATCTTGAACAAGATTATTGTAGCGACAGTTAAACCAATTCAACACCAACACATTCAAGCGACAGATGAACAGCGGAAACAAGAAGTAAGAACCAGAGGCCCAATTATTTTGGGTATCTATGAAAATCCGAATGCAAGAAAAATCAGTAACGTCGACAATCAGTAA
- a CDS encoding outer membrane beta-barrel protein: protein MKKMQAAFALLAMFCLIPMQYAYAEGLYGGIGFGRSSTDLDTSDARRAQQDLQSLGVTVTLDVDQKDTGKKLFIGYLINPNFAIEGEYVDFGESTLYLLASMGALHSQADADFRAKGFGVSAVGFIPVGDIISLIVKGGIFHSTADTNESYSSNLGDEQWSDSERVAKTHPFLGLGAQVAVTKTFSVRLEHEFFQNIGDEEKTGETDIGLTTVALVFKF from the coding sequence ATGAAAAAAATGCAGGCGGCATTCGCCCTACTCGCCATGTTTTGTCTGATACCCATGCAGTACGCCTACGCCGAAGGATTGTATGGCGGAATTGGGTTTGGACGAAGTTCCACAGACCTCGACACAAGCGATGCAAGACGCGCGCAACAAGATCTGCAGTCTCTCGGCGTTACCGTAACACTTGATGTCGACCAAAAGGATACCGGCAAAAAATTATTTATTGGGTATCTGATAAATCCCAATTTTGCCATTGAGGGCGAATATGTTGATTTTGGAGAATCAACGCTCTACCTCTTGGCATCAATGGGCGCATTACATTCTCAAGCGGATGCCGATTTCAGAGCAAAAGGATTTGGCGTTTCTGCGGTCGGATTTATCCCGGTAGGTGATATCATTTCATTAATCGTCAAGGGCGGTATCTTTCATTCGACAGCTGATACCAACGAAAGCTACAGCAGTAATTTGGGCGACGAACAGTGGAGCGACAGTGAACGCGTTGCTAAAACGCATCCATTTTTGGGCTTAGGCGCCCAGGTGGCGGTAACTAAAACGTTCAGTGTTCGTCTCGAGCATGAATTTTTCCAAAACATCGGCGACGAAGAGAAGACTGGCGAGACAGATATTGGTCTCACTACAGTCGCTCTGGTTTTTAAGTTCTAA
- a CDS encoding glycoside hydrolase family 15 protein has product MPKSLVLGNGNLLITFDKYAQVNDFYFPYVGLENHTGGHYEHRLGVWIDGELNWMGHPHWSTSISSHRNALMGQTKAINKALGVELNISDVVYNEKDIFLRKVKVTNKGISRKEIKVYFNHEFEIYESHRGDTAYYDPINNAVIHYNGRRVFLISGRVDGKPFDDFNTGIFKIEGREGSFKDAEDGLLSKNPIEHGPSDSVLGFYMTLDPEEERTLYYWIAAAESIKDAVALNNYTLLKSPEHLLRTTSDFWSAWVNRYNFSFYGLEEGAVDLFKKSLFIIRAHTDNRGAILASGDYSMLNNGRDTYSYMWPRDASYSAIALDSAGDQNVSKRFFEFCNSVITDSGYFMHKYRPDKSLGSSWHPWIRNGKIELPIQEDQTALVIYALWKHYEVSKDLEFIEEVYNSLIKKAADFMVQYRDPYIKLPKPSYDLWEEKFGTSTYTSCAVYGGLIAAANFSAVLGKHKSEKVYRDTAEEIKEAIFKYLYNPNEEIFYKMITPDNVALETDKTIDMSSAFGLFAFGVLPPDDERLVKFISKIEERLACKTFVGGIARYENDRYYRISNTIPGNPWFITSLWLAQYYIAKAKNASDFDVVKKWINWVVEYSLPSGVLSEQLDTFTGEQISAAPLTWSQAEYVITIIKYLDKLESMGICIKCNPVVRS; this is encoded by the coding sequence ATGCCCAAATCTCTTGTATTAGGTAACGGGAACCTCCTCATCACTTTTGACAAATATGCACAAGTGAATGACTTTTATTTTCCTTATGTTGGACTTGAAAATCATACGGGAGGGCACTATGAACATCGTCTGGGAGTATGGATTGATGGAGAACTCAACTGGATGGGTCATCCTCATTGGAGCACTTCCATTTCATCACATCGTAATGCGTTGATGGGGCAGACGAAGGCAATTAATAAAGCACTCGGCGTCGAGCTTAACATATCAGATGTCGTGTATAATGAAAAAGATATATTTTTACGCAAAGTGAAGGTCACCAACAAGGGAATATCACGAAAAGAGATCAAGGTTTACTTTAATCACGAATTTGAGATTTATGAGTCACATCGAGGCGACACTGCTTATTATGATCCAATCAATAACGCCGTCATTCACTATAATGGCCGACGAGTTTTTTTGATCAGCGGAAGGGTTGATGGAAAACCATTCGACGATTTCAATACGGGTATTTTTAAAATTGAGGGAAGGGAGGGTTCATTTAAGGACGCGGAAGATGGTTTATTGTCGAAAAATCCTATCGAGCACGGACCTTCAGATTCCGTACTTGGTTTTTATATGACATTAGATCCAGAAGAAGAACGTACGCTCTATTATTGGATTGCAGCAGCGGAGTCAATAAAAGATGCTGTCGCGCTTAATAATTACACATTATTAAAATCCCCAGAACATCTCTTGCGTACAACTTCTGATTTTTGGTCGGCATGGGTCAATCGATATAATTTTTCTTTTTACGGACTTGAGGAAGGGGCGGTGGATCTTTTCAAAAAATCGTTGTTTATTATTCGCGCACATACTGACAATCGTGGCGCAATTCTCGCCTCGGGGGACTACTCAATGCTTAACAACGGACGAGATACCTATAGTTACATGTGGCCAAGAGACGCATCATATTCTGCAATCGCGCTCGATAGTGCGGGTGACCAAAATGTATCAAAACGATTTTTTGAATTTTGTAATTCAGTTATTACTGATAGTGGATATTTTATGCATAAATATCGTCCCGATAAATCCCTCGGGAGTTCATGGCATCCATGGATACGGAATGGAAAAATCGAGCTTCCTATACAAGAAGACCAGACCGCATTGGTGATATACGCTCTTTGGAAACATTACGAAGTATCAAAAGATTTAGAATTTATTGAGGAAGTTTATAATTCGCTTATAAAAAAAGCAGCAGATTTTATGGTTCAGTATCGTGATCCATATATTAAATTACCAAAACCAAGCTATGACTTATGGGAAGAGAAGTTTGGAACTTCAACATACACATCGTGTGCAGTATATGGAGGTCTTATTGCGGCAGCCAATTTTTCTGCAGTTTTGGGTAAACACAAAAGCGAAAAAGTTTATCGTGATACAGCGGAAGAAATCAAAGAAGCAATATTTAAATATCTCTACAACCCCAATGAAGAGATATTTTATAAAATGATTACCCCAGATAATGTAGCACTAGAAACTGATAAAACCATTGATATGAGCAGTGCGTTCGGCCTTTTTGCATTTGGTGTATTGCCCCCGGATGACGAACGACTGGTTAAATTTATAAGTAAAATTGAGGAACGACTTGCATGCAAAACATTTGTTGGAGGAATAGCGCGATATGAAAATGATCGGTATTATCGGATCTCCAATACAATTCCCGGTAACCCCTGGTTCATAACAAGCCTCTGGCTTGCTCAATATTATATTGCAAAAGCAAAAAATGCGTCTGATTTTGATGTTGTAAAAAAATGGATTAATTGGGTCGTTGAATATTCCTTGCCTTCAGGGGTTCTTTCAGAGCAACTAGACACATTTACTGGTGAGCAAATATCCGCAGCGCCACTTACGTGGAGTCAGGCGGAATATGTCATTACCATCATTAAATATTTAGACAAGCTCGAAAGCATGGGAATCTGCATTAAGTGTAATCCGGTAGTAAGGTCGTAG